A genomic stretch from Desulfurococcaceae archaeon MEX13E-LK6-19 includes:
- the argF gene encoding ornithine carbamoyltransferase: protein MVSSLKGRDFLTLADYNREELLFIIDTAKMLKERYYAGERIIPLLPGRALAMIFEKPSTRTRVSFELAMQQLGGYAMYLNWRDLQLGRGETIADTARVLSRYVDGIMARVYEQEKLEELAKYSDKPVINGLSNLLHPAQALSDIYTIMEKKGDPKKLKIVFVGDGGDNVVHSLLLGLAVLGAGLVISSPKGYDPDPWVQKKFEEISAQTGAWLEIERDPYEAVKGADVVYTDVWVSMGQEEERAKRIKDLEPYRVTVDLMKLAKPNAIFMHCLPAHRGEEVVDEVIDGPWSVVWEQAENRLHVQKAILALLIP, encoded by the coding sequence GTGGTTTCAAGTCTTAAAGGTAGAGATTTCTTAACTCTCGCTGATTATAATAGAGAAGAACTATTATTCATAATTGATACCGCGAAAATGCTTAAAGAAAGATATTATGCAGGAGAAAGAATTATCCCTCTTCTACCAGGTAGAGCTCTTGCAATGATCTTCGAGAAACCAAGTACTAGAACAAGAGTAAGTTTTGAACTCGCTATGCAGCAATTAGGCGGTTATGCAATGTATCTTAATTGGCGCGACCTACAGCTTGGAAGAGGAGAAACCATAGCTGATACCGCACGTGTCCTTTCCAGGTACGTCGACGGAATTATGGCCAGAGTCTATGAGCAAGAAAAACTTGAGGAACTCGCAAAATATAGTGATAAACCTGTCATAAATGGTTTAAGCAATTTACTTCATCCAGCACAAGCACTAAGTGACATATACACTATAATGGAGAAAAAAGGTGATCCAAAGAAACTTAAAATAGTATTTGTCGGCGACGGGGGAGATAACGTAGTACATAGTTTACTGCTAGGCCTTGCCGTACTCGGCGCAGGACTAGTTATATCATCACCTAAAGGCTACGATCCTGACCCATGGGTTCAAAAGAAGTTTGAGGAAATCTCTGCACAAACAGGTGCTTGGCTTGAAATTGAAAGAGATCCCTATGAAGCAGTAAAGGGTGCTGATGTAGTATACACTGATGTATGGGTTAGTATGGGACAAGAAGAAGAGAGAGCCAAGAGAATCAAGGATCTAGAACCCTATAGAGTAACAGTAGACCTTATGAAGCTGGCAAAGCCTAACGCTATCTTTATGCACTGCCTACCAGCACACCGCGGCGAAGAAGTTGTTGACGAGGTAATAGATGGGCCATGGAGTGTAGTATGGGAACAAGCAGAAAACAGACTTCATGTACAAAAAGCAATACTAGCCCTACTAATACCGTAA
- a CDS encoding peptide permease, which produces MSTINYYEIMRTLRKIINLIESNTLYRRILVYSLLTIIAIVAVYIRALPALKWGLELHGNDPWIAYWETKYVYEHGLLSWWSLTRDNPATQIFWYPWGRDFVLTDYPGIALWTAMTYPIAGAFGLSLKEWLALQPLVFAALSTLTIFLAVRELMGGSNVAGLIGALLYAIIPAASDRTIVGFVEKEGIALAFVFLFIYFYAKAMKTKDPRQRLYNTIFAALSLSAVGWFWGGFAYILVSVPLALVLYPIFAGKNFDIEIIKYSILLVVLSIVFTSPVGTSMKALGFYPFKVSIGILALAAFVLPLLYYFLAIKKKIIGRGIYFIIVVALAITGLTLIALGVIPIGARYAYALGLKPFLKLGPLVESIEEHQPAINPSRPATFIRVLYTWGWTGFFLAIIGALYMLYKGRPETIYVGLAFLIAFYAYINVTYFEAAASSLGIITASAFLTVIMERIIPSKRQQIEESRRKGKRRRRQRTTVTIYRRGRSNLWLTIILLLMLFLPMVHATTILIETHEGMIPSIMAAGTSIANRNDAWYELIDFIKQNLSKDALIVTWWDYGYWISVLTGRRTLADGATLNGTQISLLAKILTAFNETEALEILKELKAPVNDTYILTFDVFYFVEQNNTVYVLPYISQNPQEFYPTIDTAGLVDIRKSIWMIKIGRRDPADYLFLFNNNNAVPRLFGIRLARYYVSPKFGTPWDLPIIYRMMVNGILYLDKQNPGKEYHFIWLNGTQTIVPAEIQKYIEQLGVKYSIDVLSIADMYGEKYYSKSSMIHIKPYKIIAKPFYNNKYLYVVIFLFKVEFSS; this is translated from the coding sequence ATGTCTACTATAAATTACTACGAAATAATGAGAACTCTTCGTAAGATCATTAATCTCATAGAATCTAATACTCTTTACAGAAGAATTCTTGTTTACTCACTATTAACAATTATAGCGATTGTAGCTGTTTACATAAGAGCACTACCAGCCCTTAAATGGGGTCTAGAGCTCCATGGAAATGACCCATGGATAGCTTATTGGGAGACAAAATACGTCTATGAACACGGTCTGCTTTCATGGTGGTCTCTTACAAGAGATAATCCTGCCACACAAATATTCTGGTATCCATGGGGTAGAGACTTTGTTTTAACAGATTATCCTGGAATAGCATTATGGACCGCAATGACTTATCCAATAGCAGGAGCCTTTGGTTTAAGTCTAAAAGAATGGCTCGCCCTACAACCACTGGTTTTCGCAGCATTATCTACATTAACAATATTTCTTGCAGTAAGAGAATTAATGGGAGGATCTAATGTAGCTGGACTCATAGGAGCACTACTCTATGCAATAATACCAGCTGCAAGCGATAGAACAATAGTCGGCTTCGTAGAGAAAGAAGGTATTGCCCTTGCATTCGTATTCCTCTTCATATACTTCTACGCCAAAGCAATGAAGACAAAAGACCCACGACAACGTCTCTACAATACAATCTTTGCAGCATTATCATTAAGCGCTGTAGGATGGTTCTGGGGTGGATTCGCCTACATACTGGTCTCAGTTCCGCTAGCGCTGGTTCTATACCCTATTTTCGCGGGAAAGAATTTCGACATAGAGATCATTAAGTACAGTATACTATTGGTGGTTCTAAGTATAGTCTTTACATCACCTGTAGGAACTTCAATGAAGGCTCTAGGCTTCTACCCATTCAAAGTGAGTATAGGAATACTAGCTTTGGCTGCCTTTGTATTACCATTACTATACTATTTCCTTGCCATTAAGAAGAAGATCATAGGTAGGGGTATCTACTTTATAATAGTAGTTGCATTAGCAATCACGGGACTGACGTTAATAGCACTAGGAGTGATACCTATTGGTGCTAGATACGCTTATGCACTTGGATTAAAACCATTCCTCAAACTTGGCCCACTTGTAGAAAGTATTGAAGAGCACCAACCCGCAATAAATCCAAGCAGACCAGCAACATTCATTAGAGTACTATATACATGGGGCTGGACAGGATTCTTCCTAGCAATTATCGGTGCGCTCTACATGCTATACAAGGGTAGACCAGAAACAATCTACGTAGGCCTGGCGTTCTTAATAGCTTTCTACGCATACATTAACGTCACATACTTCGAGGCAGCAGCCTCATCGTTAGGCATAATAACAGCCTCGGCATTCCTCACAGTTATTATGGAGAGAATAATACCGTCAAAGAGACAACAAATAGAGGAAAGTAGGAGAAAAGGTAAGAGGAGAAGAAGACAAAGAACTACTGTAACCATTTATAGAAGAGGAAGGAGTAATCTATGGCTGACAATAATACTTTTACTCATGTTATTTCTACCAATGGTTCACGCCACAACTATTCTTATCGAAACACATGAAGGCATGATACCATCAATAATGGCTGCTGGCACAAGCATAGCTAATAGGAATGACGCATGGTATGAACTAATCGACTTCATTAAACAAAACCTCAGCAAGGATGCATTAATAGTGACATGGTGGGATTATGGCTATTGGATCTCTGTACTAACTGGTAGAAGAACATTAGCCGATGGAGCCACACTTAATGGAACACAAATAAGTCTTCTAGCTAAAATACTAACAGCATTCAATGAAACTGAAGCCCTCGAGATCCTGAAAGAACTTAAGGCACCTGTCAATGATACATACATATTGACATTTGATGTCTTCTACTTTGTTGAACAGAATAATACAGTCTATGTGTTACCATACATTAGCCAGAATCCCCAAGAATTCTATCCAACAATAGATACAGCAGGTCTTGTCGATATCAGAAAGAGTATTTGGATGATAAAAATAGGAAGACGAGATCCTGCCGATTATCTCTTCTTATTCAATAACAATAATGCTGTCCCTAGACTATTCGGCATAAGACTTGCTAGGTACTATGTGTCACCAAAATTCGGTACACCATGGGATCTACCAATAATCTATAGAATGATGGTTAATGGAATACTGTACCTCGACAAACAAAATCCTGGAAAAGAATACCACTTCATATGGCTTAATGGAACACAAACAATAGTGCCAGCCGAGATACAGAAGTATATTGAACAACTTGGAGTAAAATACTCTATAGACGTCTTATCGATAGCCGACATGTATGGAGAGAAATACTATAGCAAATCCTCAATGATCCATATAAAACCATACAAGATCATTGCAAAACCATTCTACAACAACAAGTATCTCTATGTAGTGATATTCCTGTTCAAAGTAGAATTTAGTTCATAA
- a CDS encoding ATP-binding cassette domain-containing protein yields MAQKNSNVVSLDNVTVMYKSSNIPVLKNISFSIDKGMFVVITGPNASGKTTLARLLTGLIPGFYDAVVDGDVEVLNVNPIERQEELVGKIGYLSQEPFSQILTPFVFEEVAFPLILRGVTDGKYIKYRVEAVLEALGGKYLLERSTFELSGGEVVRVVLASNIVGEPELLVLDEPTAFLDIEGIKDLYSSLALLKKKGLTIIVATHRPEDFNGLIDLEIRLRGGAIEYIGEPRVEESKTWSFHEVLNNLKVKENMFSDCKSEPFIKIAGLSYSYPRGGFRLKNISLCINESEKTLVIGPNGSGKTTFLKVLSGVYSPQKGVVHKNGRAIYIPQDPRLFFTYENPYKELKNHGIPDEQIDEISRNLGFKEFLYKPIHTLSYGTLRKIAVSVGIYGDYDIVLLDEPSAGVDKESLKELVALMCSTDKNIIVSTNDPDLIVSLVKCFDKIILFNKGVLEGIYYVS; encoded by the coding sequence TTGGCTCAGAAAAACAGTAATGTAGTATCTCTGGACAATGTTACAGTAATGTATAAAAGTAGTAATATACCTGTTCTCAAAAACATTTCTTTTTCTATAGATAAAGGAATGTTTGTTGTGATAACAGGCCCTAATGCTAGTGGTAAAACAACACTTGCAAGACTCTTGACTGGTTTGATACCTGGATTTTATGATGCTGTTGTTGATGGAGATGTAGAAGTATTAAATGTAAATCCTATTGAGAGACAAGAAGAGCTTGTTGGAAAAATAGGATATTTAAGTCAAGAGCCCTTTTCCCAAATATTAACGCCATTCGTGTTCGAAGAAGTAGCTTTCCCTCTTATACTAAGAGGCGTTACTGATGGAAAATATATAAAATATAGAGTTGAAGCTGTTCTCGAGGCTCTTGGCGGCAAATACCTCTTAGAAAGATCAACTTTCGAACTTAGCGGAGGAGAAGTGGTGAGAGTAGTACTAGCATCAAATATTGTAGGAGAACCAGAGCTCCTCGTTTTGGATGAGCCAACAGCTTTTCTTGATATAGAGGGAATAAAGGATTTATATAGCTCATTGGCATTGTTGAAGAAGAAAGGATTAACAATAATTGTTGCCACTCATAGACCAGAGGATTTCAATGGATTAATTGATTTAGAGATCAGATTACGTGGCGGTGCAATCGAATATATTGGGGAGCCTCGTGTAGAGGAGAGTAAAACATGGAGTTTTCATGAAGTATTGAATAACCTAAAGGTAAAAGAAAACATGTTTAGTGATTGTAAGTCAGAACCCTTCATAAAAATAGCTGGGTTATCATATAGTTACCCGCGCGGGGGATTTCGTTTAAAGAACATAAGCCTATGTATAAATGAATCCGAGAAAACATTAGTGATTGGCCCCAATGGTTCCGGCAAAACTACTTTCTTGAAAGTATTATCCGGGGTATATAGTCCGCAGAAAGGTGTGGTTCATAAGAATGGTAGAGCAATATACATACCTCAGGACCCGAGATTGTTTTTCACATATGAGAATCCATATAAAGAATTAAAGAACCATGGTATTCCAGATGAACAGATTGATGAAATAAGCAGAAATCTAGGATTTAAAGAGTTTTTATATAAACCAATACATACGTTAAGCTATGGTACATTGAGGAAAATAGCTGTATCTGTAGGCATTTATGGTGACTACGATATAGTACTCCTTGACGAACCTTCTGCCGGCGTAGATAAAGAGTCTCTTAAAGAGCTTGTAGCGTTAATGTGTAGTACTGATAAAAACATTATTGTATCAACAAACGATCCTGATTTAATAGTTTCCCTCGTAAAGTGTTTCGATAAAATCATATTATTTAACAAAGGAGTTCTAGAGGGTATTTATTATGTTAGTTAA
- a CDS encoding ECF transporter S component: protein MERRVFIARAVYTAVFTALVFVATAMIAIETPATKGFFNFGETMVYTTALLTMDPIVAAFAGGVGSMLADVYLGYGHYAPGTLVIKGIEGLLAVTLINFFIKFRKYWSQLLAIMAILLGATIVVIGTVLYSGETILYLGNNEIIINIDPIYWVILGIIVTVIVLVIGFKYEELVGIKIIGLMIAGLEMVFGYFLYQVFILGYQPPVAATELPVNIGQALIGITIGLPLSETLRKMGVGIGFGSEKQ, encoded by the coding sequence ATGGAGCGTAGAGTATTCATTGCAAGAGCTGTTTATACAGCGGTATTCACTGCCCTAGTATTCGTTGCCACAGCAATGATTGCTATTGAAACACCTGCTACGAAAGGCTTCTTCAACTTTGGAGAGACCATGGTATATACAACAGCTCTCTTGACTATGGATCCTATTGTAGCTGCTTTTGCTGGTGGGGTAGGATCAATGCTTGCTGATGTATATCTTGGGTATGGACATTATGCTCCGGGAACGCTAGTTATTAAAGGTATTGAAGGACTTCTTGCTGTTACACTAATTAACTTCTTCATAAAGTTTAGGAAGTATTGGAGTCAGTTATTAGCGATCATGGCAATTCTTCTTGGAGCAACAATAGTAGTCATTGGTACGGTGCTTTACAGTGGAGAAACAATACTTTATCTTGGAAACAATGAGATAATAATAAACATAGACCCAATATACTGGGTTATCCTGGGTATAATAGTTACAGTAATAGTTCTCGTAATAGGCTTTAAGTATGAAGAGCTTGTTGGAATAAAAATCATTGGACTAATGATTGCCGGTCTAGAAATGGTATTCGGTTACTTCCTATACCAAGTGTTCATACTAGGGTACCAACCACCTGTTGCTGCAACAGAACTTCCAGTAAATATTGGTCAAGCACTCATAGGTATAACTATAGGTTTACCATTAAGCGAGACATTAAGAAAGATGGGTGTAGGGATAGGTTTTGGCTCAGAAAAACAGTAA